The Serratia rhizosphaerae genome has a segment encoding these proteins:
- a CDS encoding ANR family transcriptional regulator: MTYMKAATAAVRYEKVGQYDQAALFWRRAEGAALIPVNQAWASLRAEVCEKRHVLLMVPAGR, from the coding sequence ATGACATACATGAAAGCTGCAACTGCAGCTGTGCGATACGAGAAGGTGGGGCAGTACGACCAGGCCGCCCTGTTCTGGCGCCGGGCCGAGGGGGCGGCTTTAATTCCCGTTAACCAGGCATGGGCTTCCCTTCGTGCCGAGGTGTGCGAGAAACGACATGTTCTACTGATGGTGCCAGCAGGGAGGTAA
- a CDS encoding conserved phage C-terminal domain-containing protein, translating into MSLLLTSRPIVVISELAMRVGLNEAMLLQQIHYWATETTSGIEHDGRCWVYNTIAEWMEQFPFLSESSIKRAFASLKAQGIIYVEKLSSDPRDKTNFYAINYEHRALTDEVKMTPCNGSNCTDATGQSEPMQKVKMTRCKRSKRAVLHTEITTESTSKEKPTQTLPGALDSRSEWFRYFLAGLLRNQFPVTDAATLHDQVVEFLSHHGLTCRREYPVDDRGDGRGGKVDILVTDDAGHRCGVELDWKNPRRKSITKLNSIGGGLVVLRDVNSCGDYLDSGVLVIGGCKAEPLSGQAGEVLDFLNSKINGRTPKRADTLRAITERLADGYSQAELELVAEHRTDQLLNNPRLAHMLAPNRLFAADGFGAYLVAANAWQKKRTQRAERVAAVEQQRQSPPTGEVPAIDFDDAFDRLFVEGLPPANPAEDLAWQHVQKNGFNKPGDEPSARREWRTILTRSYARSARAEA; encoded by the coding sequence GTGAGTTTGCTCCTTACCTCACGTCCCATAGTGGTGATTTCTGAGTTGGCGATGCGCGTAGGCCTCAATGAGGCCATGCTGCTTCAGCAGATCCACTACTGGGCCACAGAGACGACATCAGGCATTGAACATGATGGTCGTTGCTGGGTATACAACACGATCGCTGAGTGGATGGAGCAATTCCCATTCCTCTCTGAATCGTCGATTAAGCGTGCATTTGCATCGCTGAAAGCTCAAGGAATCATCTATGTCGAGAAGCTATCGAGCGACCCCCGCGATAAGACTAATTTTTACGCGATTAACTACGAACACCGCGCCCTGACTGATGAGGTCAAAATGACCCCATGCAACGGGTCAAATTGCACTGATGCAACGGGTCAATCTGAACCGATGCAGAAGGTCAAAATGACACGCTGCAAGAGGTCAAAACGAGCCGTTCTTCATACAGAGATCACTACAGAGAGTACTTCAAAAGAAAAACCTACCCAAACCCTTCCTGGCGCACTCGACAGCAGGAGTGAGTGGTTTAGGTATTTTTTGGCTGGCTTACTGCGAAACCAATTCCCGGTCACCGATGCTGCCACGCTGCATGACCAAGTCGTTGAGTTTCTGAGCCATCATGGACTGACCTGCCGACGGGAGTACCCAGTGGACGACCGAGGCGATGGCCGAGGTGGGAAGGTTGATATTCTCGTCACCGATGACGCTGGCCACCGCTGCGGAGTCGAGTTGGACTGGAAGAACCCTCGTCGAAAATCAATCACCAAGCTGAATTCCATCGGTGGCGGGCTGGTTGTGCTGCGGGATGTTAATTCTTGCGGTGATTACCTGGACTCCGGTGTTTTGGTCATAGGGGGTTGCAAGGCTGAACCGTTGTCTGGTCAGGCTGGGGAAGTATTGGATTTTCTGAATTCAAAAATCAACGGCAGAACGCCTAAGCGTGCCGATACCCTGCGAGCAATCACTGAACGGCTGGCTGATGGTTACTCCCAAGCTGAGCTGGAACTTGTCGCTGAGCATCGCACGGACCAACTGCTGAACAACCCGAGGCTCGCTCACATGCTGGCACCAAACCGACTGTTCGCTGCTGACGGCTTCGGAGCATATCTGGTTGCCGCCAACGCCTGGCAGAAAAAACGCACTCAGCGGGCTGAGCGGGTCGCTGCGGTGGAGCAACAGCGCCAAAGTCCGCCAACTGGTGAGGTGCCGGCGATTGATTTTGATGATGCGTTCGATCGGTTGTTCGTGGAGGGGCTGCCACCGGCAAATCCGGCAGAGGATCTGGCCTGGCAGCACGTTCAAAAAAACGGGTTCAACAAACCTGGAGATGAACCATCAGCGCGTCGAGAGTGGCGGACAATTCTCACACGTTCGTATGCCAGGTCAGCGAGGGCGGAAGCATGA
- a CDS encoding 3'-5' exonuclease has translation MNDLMIDLETMGNKPNAPIVAIGAVFFVPETGVLGPQFYTTINLASDLAAGAVPDGDTINWWLRQSSEARAAITSDEAKPITEAIDSLTHFVSRNCEQPNYLKVWGNGAAFDNVILREAYARCGRAPCWQWFNDLDVRTLVRLGRRVDFDPKRDFPFEGERHNALADAIHQARYVSAIWQRLLPDGDSLHELA, from the coding sequence ATGAATGATTTGATGATTGACCTGGAAACCATGGGCAACAAACCAAACGCCCCAATCGTGGCCATCGGCGCCGTGTTCTTTGTTCCTGAGACTGGTGTGTTAGGTCCGCAATTTTATACAACGATAAATTTGGCGAGTGATTTGGCCGCCGGCGCCGTTCCCGACGGTGATACTATCAACTGGTGGCTGAGGCAAAGCAGTGAGGCCCGGGCGGCAATAACCAGTGACGAGGCAAAGCCTATCACGGAGGCCATTGACTCACTGACCCATTTTGTCAGCCGCAACTGCGAACAGCCGAACTATTTGAAGGTCTGGGGCAATGGTGCGGCCTTTGACAACGTTATCCTGCGTGAAGCCTATGCGCGCTGTGGCAGGGCGCCATGCTGGCAGTGGTTCAATGATTTGGACGTGCGTACCCTCGTTCGCCTGGGGCGCCGTGTGGACTTTGACCCGAAACGTGATTTCCCTTTCGAGGGTGAACGGCACAATGCACTGGCTGATGCCATACACCAGGCCCGATATGTTTCTGCTATCTGGCAGCGCCTACTCCCTGACGGAGATAGCCTGCATGAGCTTGCCTGA